Proteins found in one Salmo salar chromosome ssa26, Ssal_v3.1, whole genome shotgun sequence genomic segment:
- the LOC106587102 gene encoding protein kinase C and casein kinase II substrate protein 3 isoform X1, with product MSSNGDLRDVGSCESFWEPGHYKRTVKRIDDGHKLCNELVGCFTERAKIEKGYSQQLSDWAKKWRGVVEKGPQYGTLEKAWHAFMNAADRLSEIHMELKEHLAVEDSEKIRNWQKDAFHKQMIGGFRETKDADEGFRKAQKPWVRKLKDVESSKKSYHQARKEEKTALTRETHAKADPTKSPEEVRKFTDRVEKCNQESEKAKERYEKALEELNRCNPRYMEDMEQVFEITQEAEKNRLCFFKEVLLDIHTHLDLSSKDGFKVLYHDLGQTITAANDSEDLRWWRNTHGPGMSMNWPQFEEWSPESNRSISNQKARNSRAGDVVTLTNIVPSSEEAPQTPQETTRGVKDYSSDWSDEDIPKKVIAANGVEEEEKVAGVRVRALYDYTGQEADELSFKAGEELMKMGEEDEQGWCKGQLANGEVGLYPANYVQVVTS from the exons ATGTCTTCCAATGGAGACCTGCGAGACGTCGGGAGCTGCGAAAGCTTCTGGGAG CCGGGGCACTACAAGAGGACGGTGAAGCGTATCGACGATGGACACAAGCTGTGCAACGAGCTAGTCGGCTGCTTCACGGAGCGGGCCAAGATTGAGAAGGGCTATTCCCAGCAGCTGAGTGACTGGGCCAAGAAGTGGAGGGGCGTGGTGGAGAAAG GGCCTCAGTATGGCACCCTGGAGAAGGCGTGGCATGCCTTCATGAATGCCGCTGATAGGCTGAGTGAGATCCACATGGAGCTGAAGGAGCACCTGGCTGTGGAGGACAGCGAGAAGATCCGTAACTGGCAGAAAGATGCCTTCCACAAGCAGATGATCGGAGGGTTCCGGGAGACAAAGGATGCAGATGAAGGATTCCGCAAGGCACAGAAACCCTGGGTCCGGAAACTGAAAGAC GTGGAGTCGTCTAAGAAGAGTTACCACCAGGCCCGTAAAGAGGAGAAGACTGCTTTGACTCGCGAGACCCATGCCAAGGCTGACCCCACCAAGTCACCGGAAGAGGTCCGTAAATTTACAGACCGTGTCGAGAAATGCAACCAGGAATCAGAGAAG GCAAAGGAGCGCTATGAGAAGGCTTTGGAGGAGCTGAACCGCTGTAACCCACGCTACATGGAGGACATGGAGCAGGTGTTTGAGATCACCCAGGAGGCCGAGAAGAACAGGCTGTGCTTCTTCAAGGAGGTCCTGCTGGACATCCACACACACTTGGACCTCTCTAGCAAGGATGG ATTCAAGGTCCTGTACCATGACCTGGGCCAGACCATCACTGCAGCCAATGACAGCGAAGACCTGAGGTGGTGGAGGAACACCCATGGGCCTGGCATGAGCATGAACTGGCCACAGTTTGAG GAGTGGTCCCCTGAGTCAAACCGCTCCATCTCCAACCAGAAGGCGAGGAACAGCCGGGCGGGGGACGTGGTCACCCTGACCAACATTGTCCCTTCGAGCGAGGAAGCACCCCAGACCCCTCAGGAGACCACCAG AGGGGTTAAAGACTACTCATCAGACTGGTCTGACGAAGACATCCCCAAAAAGGTCATCGCTGCTAatggggtggaggaggaagagaaggtagcAGGTGTACGAGTTAGAGCACTGTATGATTATACTGGGCAGGAGGCGGATGAGCTGAGCTTTAAAGCAG GTGAAGAGCTAATGAAGATGGGTGAGGAGGACGAGCAGGGCTGGTGCAAAGGCCAGCTGGCCAACGGAGAGGTGGGCCTTTACCCTGCTAACTACGTCCAGGTCGTCACATCCTGA
- the LOC106587102 gene encoding protein kinase C and casein kinase II substrate protein 3 isoform X2 translates to MSSNGDLRDVGSCESFWEPGHYKRTVKRIDDGHKLCNELVGCFTERAKIEKGYSQQLSDWAKKWRGVVEKGPQYGTLEKAWHAFMNAADRLSEIHMELKEHLAVEDSEKIRNWQKDAFHKQMIGGFRETKDADEGFRKAQKPWVRKLKDVESSKKSYHQARKEEKTALTRETHAKADPTKSPEEAKERYEKALEELNRCNPRYMEDMEQVFEITQEAEKNRLCFFKEVLLDIHTHLDLSSKDGFKVLYHDLGQTITAANDSEDLRWWRNTHGPGMSMNWPQFEEWSPESNRSISNQKARNSRAGDVVTLTNIVPSSEEAPQTPQETTRGVKDYSSDWSDEDIPKKVIAANGVEEEEKVAGVRVRALYDYTGQEADELSFKAGEELMKMGEEDEQGWCKGQLANGEVGLYPANYVQVVTS, encoded by the exons ATGTCTTCCAATGGAGACCTGCGAGACGTCGGGAGCTGCGAAAGCTTCTGGGAG CCGGGGCACTACAAGAGGACGGTGAAGCGTATCGACGATGGACACAAGCTGTGCAACGAGCTAGTCGGCTGCTTCACGGAGCGGGCCAAGATTGAGAAGGGCTATTCCCAGCAGCTGAGTGACTGGGCCAAGAAGTGGAGGGGCGTGGTGGAGAAAG GGCCTCAGTATGGCACCCTGGAGAAGGCGTGGCATGCCTTCATGAATGCCGCTGATAGGCTGAGTGAGATCCACATGGAGCTGAAGGAGCACCTGGCTGTGGAGGACAGCGAGAAGATCCGTAACTGGCAGAAAGATGCCTTCCACAAGCAGATGATCGGAGGGTTCCGGGAGACAAAGGATGCAGATGAAGGATTCCGCAAGGCACAGAAACCCTGGGTCCGGAAACTGAAAGAC GTGGAGTCGTCTAAGAAGAGTTACCACCAGGCCCGTAAAGAGGAGAAGACTGCTTTGACTCGCGAGACCCATGCCAAGGCTGACCCCACCAAGTCACCGGAAGAG GCAAAGGAGCGCTATGAGAAGGCTTTGGAGGAGCTGAACCGCTGTAACCCACGCTACATGGAGGACATGGAGCAGGTGTTTGAGATCACCCAGGAGGCCGAGAAGAACAGGCTGTGCTTCTTCAAGGAGGTCCTGCTGGACATCCACACACACTTGGACCTCTCTAGCAAGGATGG ATTCAAGGTCCTGTACCATGACCTGGGCCAGACCATCACTGCAGCCAATGACAGCGAAGACCTGAGGTGGTGGAGGAACACCCATGGGCCTGGCATGAGCATGAACTGGCCACAGTTTGAG GAGTGGTCCCCTGAGTCAAACCGCTCCATCTCCAACCAGAAGGCGAGGAACAGCCGGGCGGGGGACGTGGTCACCCTGACCAACATTGTCCCTTCGAGCGAGGAAGCACCCCAGACCCCTCAGGAGACCACCAG AGGGGTTAAAGACTACTCATCAGACTGGTCTGACGAAGACATCCCCAAAAAGGTCATCGCTGCTAatggggtggaggaggaagagaaggtagcAGGTGTACGAGTTAGAGCACTGTATGATTATACTGGGCAGGAGGCGGATGAGCTGAGCTTTAAAGCAG GTGAAGAGCTAATGAAGATGGGTGAGGAGGACGAGCAGGGCTGGTGCAAAGGCCAGCTGGCCAACGGAGAGGTGGGCCTTTACCCTGCTAACTACGTCCAGGTCGTCACATCCTGA
- the LOC106587102 gene encoding protein kinase C and casein kinase II substrate protein 3 isoform X3: MSSNGDLRDVGSCESFWEPGHYKRTVKRIDDGHKLCNELVGCFTERAKIEKGYSQQLSDWAKKWRGVVEKGPQYGTLEKAWHAFMNAADRLSEIHMELKEHLAVEDSEKIRNWQKDAFHKQMIGGFRETKDADEGFRKAQKPWVRKLKDVESSKKSYHQARKEEKTALTRETHAKADPTKSPEEVRKFTDRVEKCNQESEKAKERYEKALEELNRCNPRYMEDMEQVFEITQEAEKNRLCFFKEVLLDIHTHLDLSSKDGFKVLYHDLGQTITAANDSEDLRWWRNTHGPGMSMNWPQFEEWSPESNRSISNQKARNSRAGDVVTLTNIVPSSEEAPQTPQETTRGVKDYSSDWSDEDIPKKVIAANGVEEEEKVKS; this comes from the exons ATGTCTTCCAATGGAGACCTGCGAGACGTCGGGAGCTGCGAAAGCTTCTGGGAG CCGGGGCACTACAAGAGGACGGTGAAGCGTATCGACGATGGACACAAGCTGTGCAACGAGCTAGTCGGCTGCTTCACGGAGCGGGCCAAGATTGAGAAGGGCTATTCCCAGCAGCTGAGTGACTGGGCCAAGAAGTGGAGGGGCGTGGTGGAGAAAG GGCCTCAGTATGGCACCCTGGAGAAGGCGTGGCATGCCTTCATGAATGCCGCTGATAGGCTGAGTGAGATCCACATGGAGCTGAAGGAGCACCTGGCTGTGGAGGACAGCGAGAAGATCCGTAACTGGCAGAAAGATGCCTTCCACAAGCAGATGATCGGAGGGTTCCGGGAGACAAAGGATGCAGATGAAGGATTCCGCAAGGCACAGAAACCCTGGGTCCGGAAACTGAAAGAC GTGGAGTCGTCTAAGAAGAGTTACCACCAGGCCCGTAAAGAGGAGAAGACTGCTTTGACTCGCGAGACCCATGCCAAGGCTGACCCCACCAAGTCACCGGAAGAGGTCCGTAAATTTACAGACCGTGTCGAGAAATGCAACCAGGAATCAGAGAAG GCAAAGGAGCGCTATGAGAAGGCTTTGGAGGAGCTGAACCGCTGTAACCCACGCTACATGGAGGACATGGAGCAGGTGTTTGAGATCACCCAGGAGGCCGAGAAGAACAGGCTGTGCTTCTTCAAGGAGGTCCTGCTGGACATCCACACACACTTGGACCTCTCTAGCAAGGATGG ATTCAAGGTCCTGTACCATGACCTGGGCCAGACCATCACTGCAGCCAATGACAGCGAAGACCTGAGGTGGTGGAGGAACACCCATGGGCCTGGCATGAGCATGAACTGGCCACAGTTTGAG GAGTGGTCCCCTGAGTCAAACCGCTCCATCTCCAACCAGAAGGCGAGGAACAGCCGGGCGGGGGACGTGGTCACCCTGACCAACATTGTCCCTTCGAGCGAGGAAGCACCCCAGACCCCTCAGGAGACCACCAG AGGGGTTAAAGACTACTCATCAGACTGGTCTGACGAAGACATCCCCAAAAAGGTCATCGCTGCTAatggggtggaggaggaagagaag GTGAAGAGCTAA